In Limanda limanda chromosome 3, fLimLim1.1, whole genome shotgun sequence, the sequence tgctcctcctgctcctcctccagtgcGAGCCGGATAACACACCGCCTGCCTCTTGTTTGGATAAGTTAATGCTGAGATGTCAGCCTTGATTCTGATGTATACCACCTGCCTTGGCCTCCGGTTGACCTCGtactccagctcccactgcagAGAcattccagtgcttttctgggACTTTGTTTACACTGCAACAGATTGCCCTGCTCTCCCAGTCTGTTTCATCACAGCAGACGGTGCTGGGCCTCTAGCACGGAGTCATCCCAGCCCTGGTCTGAGGGAACATGATAAGTGAGCTGGCCAAAAGTTCCTCATGGGGACGGTGTTTAAAAACACGACTATCGGTGTGAAGTTTTGGACGCAGAAACTAAATTCCACCGCTATCCCAGAGTGATTGTTCCAGATTTTAAGGACCCAAAAATAAGGGATTGTCTGCGGACCGGGCATCTCTGTGTTCCTCTGTTTGTGACCGGGCCTCATGAGGGGAGCTCGGGTCGCTCCGATGCCAAGATCCTCCCACTCAGCGCTGTGAGAGCTCATGTGAACACCATGACCTCACTGCGGCTGCCCTCCAAATGAATTAGAGCTGCTGATTTACTGTGTAAGTCCATGTTAGATCCTCACCTGAGCAGAGAAGTCAAATGAAATAAGTTTTTTTCCGAGCAAGGTCTTCATCTCAGAACTGACTCGTGTGTCTCGGTCTTTAATGGGACGACGTCACCCACAGAGTCggtttgaaaaggaaataacaCTTGAAAGACCCTTTGTTTAGCTTTAATATACAGGAAGTGACTTCTCCTCGAAAGAAGCCAggtgtttctgtattttactATATTGTCAATCATTGTGTTTATACACCAGGATCCACTTGGTGTCAACAGGAGGAGTTCATGttgttaataacaataataataaatggggTTTGATAAACTTTTTACTTGACTCAGACACTTACAGTGCAGTACATGAACATTGAATACTGCATAAAAGTGCCTTAAAGTGGGTCAATAacttttgaataaatatttagccaatgtatatattataattgATAAGAGAGAGATTTAAGTTGGGGGAATATGTTCtgtctttatctttattttcagaATTGTGAGTTAGTTTATATAAACGCAGACATGAACCTTCTTTGGCACTTTAACATATTTTGTTACAGCCAAATGTTTAAATGaatgttatttacattttattaactGCCCCAGAAATGCTCTTTTTAGAACTTTTACCTGTTTGTActttaatttcatattttgtgGTTTCCAGCTAAACAAGGTAAGTGTTGTCTGTGTAGCTGAAACATTGTAAGTAAACAATTGTACTGTTGTTACATGTGGAATGTGTGTACTGTTTATTAAGCTTGATGCATCAACAATAAATTAACTGTTCAGTATTTAAATAGTTGAATAATACATTTAGCAGAAGTGCTGGGTTCCCCTTTTCAAATGTGACATTTCAATACTTGTTTCTGCTTTATATCAAATATCTTTTATTGCTTTGCTTGAATAAAACTAGAGAGTTAAAGACATTTTATTGGTTAGAAATGTGAGTATTTCAAAAGGCAAGGTGCAACGTTGTGTTAACTTGACCAATAGTCTTTGCTTTAGTGAATCCAACTAGCTAATTACCTTTTTATTGCACCATTCAGCCTTTATTGAATGTGTTTAGCAAGAACAGGAGAATCACTGTTTCCAGGTTAGAGACCACTTCAAAGTGCAAATATGGACGCGAGAGAAATGCCCCACAAACAGGTGATTACTAAATTATACAGTTAGAAGCTTTGACTTCAGAAATATTGAGTGCAGGATGAGAAAATATGAAAAGCGCTGATACCCAGGAAAGAGCTGGTGTACGCCGGGCTGCAGCCGCGGCTGAGGACATTGAGGTCACATCCACAGCATTGTTTCTGGGAATGTGCAGGGCATTAACAAACTGAGGGGGGAGTtgacatgtaacacacacacacacacacacacacacaacacaaaaagtGGGTTTTCACAGACAGATTCATTTAGTTGTTGGGTTCAACAAGCAATATTTGACTGTTTGTGGCATTTAACAGGATGAGATTTCACCAAACAAAGGGGTTTTACTCCACCAGAGTTGCTCTTGAGGCAATGTGGTTACTTTTACGCTGCTGTGGTTGCACTGGGGGAGTTGTTGTGCTCTGAAAGCTTTCTTTACCGATCTCGAACCCTCTCTAGTTTTATACGGGTAAAATGAATCATCCACTTGGACACATTTTTCAGCAGAGATGACAGAAGCAGAGAGTTCAGGAGCGTGTCTCGGCCAAAACACGTTAAAAAAGAAGCAGGACACAAATCTTGCAgtggccgtgtcatcagagcACATGTGCTGTTCAACATTAAACAGCTGGTTTAAGTTACAACATGACCACCTACATAGTGAGTGACCGAGGGCCCGGTAGGGATGGAGCAGACGGCCATTActgtcacattcaccacctgcTCTGTGACTCAACAAATGACAATCTGCACCACAGCCGGCGATTTGAAATATATCAACCTATAAATTACTTTTAGTATGAAagtttattgatttattcacaATTTTCAGATTATAATACCTGTAttataatttctggatatttggaCAATATAACAACAGTATTTTAGCCTCATGACATTTCCTCAGTGGGCTCTGTCACCCTCAAGTGGTGAGAAGAACGAATGACACTCACTGATGGGGAGAGTCCTGTGCAGTCAAAACAAGAGGCTGTTTATTTAGACCCGAGACTCTAAATAAACTGGTTTTAACTAATCACCATCCAGGGAAATATTTACTctaaaactaaatgtaaaacCTGCTCTACTTCTATGATTGTGGctcaataatatatataaatgttttaaatttaacAGAGGAAAGAATTGTCTCTTATGAACAGTTTTTATCCAAATTATATCAAAGAACTGAAATCTGTCCAACAAGGTCCCAATAATATCCTGGTTTAACAATAACTGGAATTTTACCAATACAttctaatatatatttatttaaaccagCTCGGCTTTAAAAATtacttttagttatttttataattacgACTTATTTGAAAGTTGACTATGATAAACAAGTCTTATAAAACTGGAGGTGAATGTAAGATTCATGATGATGTTGTAACAAGttagaaaacaaacactggtCTTTTAGATTTGAGGGTTCTCAGAACTGACAGCGCCATCATGTGGCCAAACACTCCCCAATCACTCTATAGGAAATACACAAGAACATCTGAGGTTAAAACACCTGGACCTGCTTCTGGGTGATATGACACTTAAAGGATCAATCAATAAACTCTAGAGTTAGTTTATGATCCTGTCAAATGGTATGAAAACTAGGTAAGTATCAAAATCATGAAACATCTGTTTAAGATgcgtaaataaaaaaaaggtgacACCTTTATTTgtgacaaagacacagacaacaCGTCCATCACTTTGCAAACTTTTAAtgtaaaagacaaaacacacagaatttGATGACATGATGGGGGGAAAGGGTTCTTCTCATTTGtccttctccctctgctccttgTCCTTCTTGTCCTTCTCAACCTTGGCCTCTTCGACCTCGTGCCGCTTGATGAGCACCTCGACCTCTTTCTGTTTCAGAACCTTGATTTTGGTTTTCCCGTCTTCCCGCGTCAGGGTGGCGATCTCCACTGAGATTGGAAATGTGAAACACGGTGGTTGGAGTTAGTTAGTGTTGGTTTCCATTTAAGTTGTGTAATTCAGTCTTAGAAACTTGTGATTTAATGACTTATTTCAACCAAAAGACTCATTGTTTACCTTATAGAAGGTTTTTAGAATTTGTTATCTGTTAGTTTAGAGCcttgttattactacttttgAGATATGTCCTGCATTAACACAGTGCATGTCAGTAAAACTGTTAtttcaaatcaatcaaaacGTGAAATCTAAACTACTAGTGAGTATTGTCTGTGATTCTCACCTTTTTCTGCCGACAGCTTGCTGACGTCCATCGTTTTGTTGAGGACTTTGACGGCCAGAGCCAAAGCAGAGGACAGagtcatctctccctctttgaaGTCCTGCTTCAGCATGGACACGGCAGCCTGAGGCAAACAAGCCAATACATGATAATATACTCAGGATACAGAGGAACAGTAACTAAACTAAAGTTAATAAAACTTATTGGCTCAACAAATGTATCCCTCAAATTCGAAATTGGCAACAAAGCATTtaatacaattttttaaataaattataaatgccTAATTGTAAGGCTACTACATCAAATACCCCAAAGCCAAAACTGCAACAGTCTTATGACATTTTATCTTATGAAAGGAAATGATTATGACAGCAATTCACATTAAGAACTACTTTAATCACAGCATTGTTCAGACTATCTGTTGAGATCATCTAACTGATTCTCATCACTCAACACATTTCAGACTTACAGCGCTGTTGTTGCCGATGCACGTGGCCTTCCAGCCTCCGTAGTTGCCGCTGGGGTCACTCTGGTACAGCTGGAAACCGTAGTGTTTGTCCCAGCCCATGTAGAGCAGAGAAACACCAAACGGCCTCTTTCCTttcaacacaaaccacacagaTGTTAGAGAGCATCAAAACCATTTTACTAAATGAGGACATATTGTAGTCGATTGTGTACCAGGATGACGATTTGTCATCTGTAGAGATGCACActtgaaatgtttaaaactgACAATGATGTTGATGCCAAAGATAGTGTATAATAAACCTGTTGGATTCCTTCAGCAACATTAAGGAATCAGAACCAACTTCTGAGCATTTTACCTCCGAATTGTGTGTAGGCTTGCTTGATGTCACACAGAGCCGTCACCAGCTGCTCAGAGGGAATGGGCTCCTGGTACTGCAATAAATATCTATAATACAGAATGGATGGATTTCATTTGCATCCTCTTATGAAATGTTATTCTTAGAATAAGACCTGACATATGAGCAGGTATACTGGACAGCTCTAGACATGTCAGGTTTTCCTCTGACTCTTACCTCTGTGCAATTAGCCGCAGCTCATTCGTCAGCACGTTGGCATCTGATGTGATCCCAGCAACGCTGCACGCCatgtctctgaaacacacaagcacacaggaCCAACAGTTTAATGTAAGAACACCTGAAGTCCTTCTTTAGCTTAAAGTCTGCAGCTCACTTCACTCACTCGTTGAGCTTGTAGATCTTCTCAGAGAAGAAAACCTCGTCCAGCAGTTTGTGGATGTTGCGTCTCTCTGCTGCTAAGAGCACGCCGTCGTTTGCTAAGATCCCCAGACACGTGCCGGCGTGACCGATGGCTTCCATGGCGTACTCCACCTGATACAGGCGCCCTGGAAAATGTAGTCACAAGGTGTCAATTGACTGCTCTCtctctaaaaatatatataacatttatgGCTTAATAATATGAAACACACATCAAGTAGGTTGACAAAATGAATAAAGCTGTTCACTGATGAAGACTGTGAGATGTGGCTAAACACTAGAACTGGAATATAATGTCAATATGATCGtgtattttattatcaaatgttGAAAAACCAAAAACACTTGCCTTCAGGGGAAAATATAGTTGTCCGAGAATCATATCTGCGAGACTAAACAATAGAGAAATAAAAGGTTAGCCAAAAAAAACCACAAATATATGAAAAACTAAATCCTGCAGAGTTAAAAAGCTACTTACCATTTCTGCACGTCACTGGAACCTCCTGCAaattataaaacacacatttatcataAACTGGGgcaaacagcaggaaaacaaagctCTTCACACTGTTTGAAGCCAACTTTCAAGTTTTTGAAAATTATTCTATTTACAAAAGCAGGGAAACTAAATACCATTGCTTTTTCAGAATCTAGACCAGGATCAAAACGAGAGAACACGACAATCAAACTAGATTATTCCATGAAAAAGCTAATCCAGACAGTGATTTAATCGATAAATCGAGTTAGatctatttatatagcacattagAAACAAGCCAAAGTGCTTTACGATTATAACAATGTACTAACAGCGTTGGTAAAGGATAGGATGTACAATTATAGAAATAAAGTCTAtagaaaaaggtaaacaaagaaaaaggacaTAGAAActaaaacagacacaaataagGTGAAATAATGACAAGAAGCATTTAAATAATTACAAGACAGAGTCGAGCTGGATCTAAGTTGATATTTAAAGATTAATATCAGGCAGTAAACTTCTTAAATAAAAGGACAAACGATGAATTGAGTCTTTCTTTGACACAGAATTTGAAATCCTCCCTGTTTACCTCGGTGTACAGCAGCTAGCTAACTGATGCTAAACAGAATGAATCTGCAATATCTCAGCATGCTAACTGGCTAGCATGCTGTAAAGCTAGTTCCAGAATTAAAGCCCCCCGGCTAGAACCCCGGGAAGTGAAGGTGTGAcgtaaaattgtatttaaattaaataatgctgcagtgaataataaaataaggaTTCGTTACCTGAGATTAAAGAGAGTAAGTTTAGTCACTTCGGCCCAGACACAGCGATCCGGCACTTTCTGTTTGATGCTTCCTCGCCGACACCGGAAACTGCGTCAGTGAGGAGGCAGCTCAGCAGCGCCACCTGTCAGCGGGAGGACCGAGGTActgtaagaaagaaagaaagaaagaaagaaagaaagaaagaaagatagatagatagatagatagatagatagatagatagatagatagatagatagatagatagatagatagatagatagatagatagatagatagatagatagatagataaatagatagatagatagataaatatatataaatatataaagatagatagatagatagatagatagatagatagatagatagatagatagatagatagatagatagatagatagatagatagatagatagatagatagatagatagatagatagatagatagatagatagatagatagatagatagatagatagatagatagatagatagatagatagatagatcgatagatagatcgatagatag encodes:
- the LOC132998438 gene encoding proteasome subunit alpha type-4, with the protein product MSRRYDSRTTIFSPEGRLYQVEYAMEAIGHAGTCLGILANDGVLLAAERRNIHKLLDEVFFSEKIYKLNEDMACSVAGITSDANVLTNELRLIAQRYLLQYQEPIPSEQLVTALCDIKQAYTQFGGKRPFGVSLLYMGWDKHYGFQLYQSDPSGNYGGWKATCIGNNSAAAVSMLKQDFKEGEMTLSSALALAVKVLNKTMDVSKLSAEKVEIATLTREDGKTKIKVLKQKEVEVLIKRHEVEEAKVEKDKKDKEQREKDK